The Spirulina subsalsa PCC 9445 region TCGTACTTTGTCTCGGAGCTAAATAGTTCTGTCCCACAACAGACACATTTATAAATCCCGGCCTGCTTATTGTCATAATACTGCCCGGTAAAGGCTCGCTCTGTGCCTTTCTTGCGCGTCACCTTGAACTGTTCAGGGGTGAGTTGCTGTTTCCACTCAGACTCGGTTTTTTGAATTTTCTGCACCATATCTTGTTAATTTGAGGTTATTTTACGAAATGTTAAGTTTTTCTAACCCAAATTCTAACAAGAAGTTGCTGAGTAGGGGGAACAATCTCAATTAGGGAATGGGGAACAGGGGAGAGGGGGAGCAGGGGAGCAGGGGAGCAGGGGAGAGAGGGAGAATTGATAACTATTCCCTACTCCCTATTCCCTATTCCCTACTCCCTATTCCCTATTCCCTATTCCCGACTCCCGACTCCCGACTCCCGACTCCCCATTCCCGACTCCCGACTCCCCATTCCCGACTCCCGACTCCCGACTCCCCATTCCCGACTCCCTGTTCCCCGTTCCCTATTCCCTATTCCCTGTTCCCTATTTCTCGACTACAACGCCTTGTCCCTTCTCTCACAAGGATTATAGGCTTATAAGGCTTTATGAATAAAGTGTGAAGTTGTACTCAAATTTACAAAACTTCTCCATTCTCGGTGCTAGAAAGTGTCATGCCTGCCTACAAGCACAAGTCTTACACAACCGACTCTTCCGAGGGGTAGGGTGTAGGACGGGGGGATTCATCCTCTCAAACAATGATACAATCAAAGTCGGTTTGAATCTCCAAGGTGGGCAGTAGTGAGGCGACCTAAAATCCTTTTTAGAGTCAGCATCCTAGTCTCTGAAAGTAGAGTGCAGTCTGCCAACAGAGGCGGGGAAATCTCTTTAAAAGCTTAGGTGCTTCGATGGGGGACAAACCCAGAAAACCAGAACCTTTAAAAGTGAAACGCTGTAGGGCGGGACGCGCCCAAACAGGGTAAAAACAAGCCTGTGGAGACTGTGCCTCTGGGGTCTAAATGCCCAAACGAAGAGTTGCCCTTGCGGTGCAAATTCTCCGAGAGGGGACGGGAAAGAACTTCCCCTTTTAGATTTTAGGCAAAGTCGCTCAAGCAGGAATCTAACAGAGTGCATCTGTTGGAACGTCCAAACTGTACAGAGACAGACCACAAGATTTTTAAAGAGGAGTTGAACCCTTGAAGAAGGTAGAAGCTATTATCCGACCCTTTAAGCTTGATGAGGTTAAGATTGCTCTCGTCAATGCCGGAATCGTAGGGATGACTGTTTCTGAAGTCCGAGGTTTTGGACGGCAGAAGGGGCAAACCGAGCGCTATCGCGGTTCTGAGTACACGGTTGAGTTCTTACAAAAGCTAAAAGTGGAAATTGTGGTTGAAGATAGCCAAGTTGATATGGTCGTGGAAAAAATCGTTGCTGCCGCTAAGACGGGCGAAATCGGCGATGGTAAAATCTTTGTCACTCCGGTGGAACAAATTATTAGAATCCGCACGGGAGAGAAGGATTTAGAGGCCGTTTAGCGATCGCTCACCACTTCAGGATAACAAGGGGGACTGGGTTAAAACCTGTCCCCCTTTTACATACCCACCCACCCCTCTTGATTGACTACCAAATAGTACAAAAAGCCTAAAAGTCGCTAAAATAGAAAATCCTACTAAAATCAATGAAGAAAAGCGACCTGTTGCAATTTGGAAAAATACGATGAAACTGGGCAGTCATTATCTTGGTCATCAAAGTTGTCAATTTAGGGTGTGGTCGCCAACCAGAAAACAAGTCTCGGTGCATCTCCTCTCCCCTGAAGATCGATTAGTCCCCCTCACGCTGGGGGAAAATGGCTATTGGGAGGCCACAGTGGAAGGGGTTTCTCCCGGTACATACTATCAATATCAACTAGATGGGGATTTAGAGCGGCCGGATCCTGCGTCCCACAGTCAACCCCAAGGGGTTCACGGTCCATCGGAAGTTATCGACCAAAGCGCCTTTCTCTGGCAGGATACAGCATGGCGCGGTCTTCCCCTCTCCCAATATGTGATTTATGAACTCCATGTGGGGACATTCACCCCAGAAGGCACCTTTGAAGCCATTATTGACCGATTACCGGATCTCGTCGATTTAGGGATTAATGCTATTGAAATCATGCCTGTGGCTCAATTTCCGGGAAGTCGAAATTGGGGGTATGATGGCACCTTTATTTATGGGGTGCAAAATTCCTATGGGGGGGTGAACGGTCTAAAAAAATTGGTCAATGCTTGTCATCAAGCGGAAGTAGCGGTCATTTTA contains the following coding sequences:
- a CDS encoding P-II family nitrogen regulator, producing the protein MKKVEAIIRPFKLDEVKIALVNAGIVGMTVSEVRGFGRQKGQTERYRGSEYTVEFLQKLKVEIVVEDSQVDMVVEKIVAAAKTGEIGDGKIFVTPVEQIIRIRTGEKDLEAV
- a CDS encoding AraC family transcriptional regulator, which gives rise to MGSRESGVGNGESGVGNGESGVGSRESGIGNRE